One Terriglobia bacterium genomic region harbors:
- a CDS encoding maleylpyruvate isomerase N-terminal domain-containing protein, translating into MDEPAKPLGPIRTAHLFPKIEGLLIDLLRALSPEDWEKQTISPQWKVKDVAAHLLDTHLRKLSIARDGHVGEAVVIRSPADLVAFVNRLNEEGVRLYRRLSPPVLISMMELASQESAEYHQSLDPFAPAKFAVSWAGDTASPNWFDTAREFTERWHHQQQIRLALNRPGIMTRELYHPVLDCFMRGLPHAYRDLQAEPGTLLQFEIAGECGGAWYLHRGPESWRLVDRFLGQATSQVIIPQEIAWRIFTKGIDRQAAAAQVQIIGDLRLGSHVLQMTAIVG; encoded by the coding sequence ATGGACGAACCGGCTAAGCCCCTCGGTCCCATTCGGACGGCGCACCTGTTTCCGAAGATCGAAGGTCTGCTGATCGATTTGCTCCGGGCGCTGTCGCCGGAGGATTGGGAGAAGCAAACGATCTCCCCGCAGTGGAAGGTCAAAGATGTCGCTGCGCATCTTTTGGACACGCATTTGCGCAAGCTCTCGATTGCCCGAGATGGGCATGTCGGCGAGGCCGTGGTCATCCGTTCCCCCGCAGACTTGGTTGCGTTCGTCAATCGGCTGAACGAAGAGGGCGTGCGGCTGTATCGCCGCCTGAGTCCTCCCGTGCTGATTTCGATGATGGAGTTGGCTTCGCAAGAGAGCGCCGAATATCACCAATCGCTGGACCCGTTCGCGCCGGCCAAATTCGCTGTAAGTTGGGCTGGTGACACGGCCTCGCCGAACTGGTTCGATACGGCCCGCGAATTCACGGAACGCTGGCACCATCAGCAACAGATCAGGCTGGCCTTGAATCGGCCGGGAATCATGACGCGGGAGCTTTATCACCCGGTTCTGGATTGCTTCATGCGCGGCTTGCCTCATGCCTACCGTGACCTGCAGGCTGAACCGGGAACGCTGCTGCAATTCGAGATTGCCGGTGAGTGCGGCGGCGCCTGGTATCTCCATCGAGGCCCCGAATCCTGGCGGCTCGTGGACCGTTTCCTGGGGCAAGCAACCTCTCAAGTTATCATCCCGCAGGAGATCGCATGGCGCATCTTTACCAAGGGAATTGACCGGCAGGCGGCCGCTGCCCAAGTCCAGATTATCGGCGATCTTCGACTCGGCTCTCACGTGCTGCAGATGACCGCGATTGTCGGATAG